In Euphorbia lathyris chromosome 10, ddEupLath1.1, whole genome shotgun sequence, a single genomic region encodes these proteins:
- the LOC136208143 gene encoding heavy metal-associated isoprenylated plant protein 5-like, whose amino-acid sequence MVMEDLQDYLMIKALYAKSKLAFRKCSGDIDIAMEFVTQPHHTEGEGDKAAAATSDGGEKKDERKPVSVYKVDMHCEGCCKKHLEGVESAKTDCQSNKLTVTGEVDPEKVKARLEKKMKKEVQIVSPQQKKEAGGGGEKKADEKAAEKKPEVKKPPPEEITVVLKIRTHCDDCITKMKKIIRKIKGVESVAVDDRKDLVTVKWTMEVKDLVPYLSEKFRTSGEVVQPKTDEAKKEVGGDGDGGGGEKKTDAEKVDGEGEKKNDAQKVDRGGEEKKDDNKEGFGSKAGEKKSHGKKDEAGAGEKKNDDKKDEAGAGEKKNDDKKGDERGEEAKVKNKEAPAPAPAVTATATATAASGDVGAMPEVINKMDYYPAYFPTHWMDGIFAQSYIVYPQHPQYDYAYNPVNQGYQIPIYNNIEPVYNHLPVNPAQMFSDDNPHACSIM is encoded by the exons ATGGTGATGGAGGACCTCCAAGATTATCTAATGATTAAAGCTTTGTATGCGAAGAGCAAACTAGCTTTTCGAAAGTGTTCCGGCGACATAGATATAGCGATGGAGTTTGTTACTCAACCACATCAT ACAGAAGGTGAAGGAGATAAAGCGGCTGCCGCCACTTCCGACGGCGGCGAAAAAAAGGATGAACGGAAGCCTGTTTCTGTTTACAAAGTCGACATGCATTGTGAAGGCTGTTGTAAGAAGCATTTAGAAG GTGTGGAGTCGGCGAAGACGGATTGTCAATCGAACAAATTGACGGTGACCGGGGAGGTTGACCCTGAGAAAGTGAAAGCGAGGctggaaaagaaaatgaagaaggaaGTACAGATTGTATCTCCGCAGCAGAAGAAAGAGGCCGGCGGTGGTGGTGAGAAGAAAGCGGATGAGAAAGCCGCTGAGAAGAAACCGGAGGTGAAGAAACCACCACCTGAAGAG ATTACGGTGGTTTTGAAAATCAGAACTCATTGTGATGATTGCATTACCAAAATGAAGAAGATCATCAGAAAAATCAAAG GAGTTGAGAGCGTGGCAGTCGACGACAGAAAGGATCTGGTAACGGTGAAGTGGACAATGGAAGTTAAGGACCTCGTGCCTTACCTGTCGGAGAAGTTCCGGACGTCGGGTGAGGTCGTTCAGCCGAAGACAGACGAGGCAAAGAAAGAAGTCGGCGGCGACGGCGACGGAGGAGGAGGCGAGAAAAAGACCGATGCTGAGAAAGTAGACGGAGAAGGCGAGAAAAAGAATGATGCTCAGAAAGTGGACCGAGGAGGCGAGGAAAAGAAGGATGACAATAAAGAAGGCTTTGGCTCCAAAGCCGGCGAGAAAAAGAGCCATGGTAAGAAAGATGAAGCCGGAGCTGGAGAAAAAAAGAATGATGATAAGAAAGATGAAGCCGGAGCAGGAGAGAAAAAGAATGATGATAAGAAAGGTGATGAAAGAGGAGAAGAAGCAAAGGTGAAGAACAAAGAAGCTCCTGCTCCTGCTCCTGCAGTGACGGCGACGGCGACGGCGACGGCAGCTAGTGGTGACGTTGGTGCTATGCCGGAGGTAATAAATAAAATGGACTATTATCCGGCATATTTTCCGACTCATTGGATGGACGGGATATTTGCTCAGAGCTACATTGTTTACCCGCAACATCCGCAATACGATTATGCATATAACCCGGTAAATCAAGGTTACCAGATTCCGATATACAATAATATTGAACCAGTGTACAACCATCTACCAGTGAATCCAGCACAAATGTTCAGCGACGACAATCCTCATGCTTGTTCCATCATGTAA